Proteins from a genomic interval of Zingiber officinale cultivar Zhangliang chromosome 2A, Zo_v1.1, whole genome shotgun sequence:
- the LOC122041073 gene encoding uncharacterized protein LOC122041073 isoform X7 codes for MVPEAKSPLSQFRKKREREILCEARRPLISAFWWCASHIQKSSVGLKMGDQIGAFEDAKRASLLAPNFSQCKLRLQPIHGWLPILLGLKFQNFRTCSLQSSTS; via the exons ATGGTTCCCGAGGCCAAATCGCCCCTCTCCCAGTTtaggaaaaagagagagagagaaattctTTGTGAAG CTCGTAGGCCACTGATTTCAGCCTTCTGGTGGTGTGCATCTCATATACAAAA GTCTTCAGTGGGATTAAAAATGGGAGATCAAATTGGTGCTTTTGAAGATGCTAAAAGAGCTTCTCTTTTAGCTCCTAATTTCTCACAG tgCAAGCTTCGATTACAGCCAATACATGGGTGGTTACCGATTCTCCTCGGACTAAAA tttcagAACTTCAGGACTTGCTCACTACAATCATCAACCAGTTAG
- the LOC122041073 gene encoding uncharacterized protein LOC122041073 isoform X8 — protein sequence MVPEAKSPLSQFRKKREREILCEARRPLISAFWWCASHIQKSSVGLKMGDQIGAFEDAKRASLLAPNFSQFQNFRTCSLQSSTS from the exons ATGGTTCCCGAGGCCAAATCGCCCCTCTCCCAGTTtaggaaaaagagagagagagaaattctTTGTGAAG CTCGTAGGCCACTGATTTCAGCCTTCTGGTGGTGTGCATCTCATATACAAAA GTCTTCAGTGGGATTAAAAATGGGAGATCAAATTGGTGCTTTTGAAGATGCTAAAAGAGCTTCTCTTTTAGCTCCTAATTTCTCACAG tttcagAACTTCAGGACTTGCTCACTACAATCATCAACCAGTTAG
- the LOC122041073 gene encoding uncharacterized protein LOC122041073 isoform X3 codes for MLHPYSILTSLENKQMTINFQIFSSVTERDFLLFLSATCDYPTRRLLCHRSKMKLVSFLMKLTNETVSIELNNGTVVHSTIIVGLKMGDQIGAFEDAKRASLLAPNFSQFQNFRTCSLQSSTS; via the exons ATGCTACATCCATACTCCATCTTGACTTCTCTCGAAAACAAGCAAATGACAATCAATTTTCAAATATTTAGTTCAGTGACGGAACGAGATTTTCTACTCTTTTTAAGCGCCACTTGCGACTACCCTACGCGTCGCCTCCTTTGCCATCGATCGAAGATGAAGCTCGTCAG TTTTTTGATGAAGCTCACTAATGAGACAGTCTCGATCGAACTCAATAATGGCACCGTTGTCCATAGCACCATCATTG TGGGATTAAAAATGGGAGATCAAATTGGTGCTTTTGAAGATGCTAAAAGAGCTTCTCTTTTAGCTCCTAATTTCTCACAG tttcagAACTTCAGGACTTGCTCACTACAATCATCAACCAGTTAG
- the LOC122041073 gene encoding uncharacterized protein LOC122041073 isoform X2, whose product MLHPYSILTSLENKQMTINFQIFSSVTERDFLLFLSATCDYPTRRLLCHRSKMKLVSFLMKLTNETVSIELNNGTVVHSTIIVGLKMGDQIGAFEDAKRASLLAPNFSQCKLRLQPIHGWLPILLGLKNFRTCSLQSSTS is encoded by the exons ATGCTACATCCATACTCCATCTTGACTTCTCTCGAAAACAAGCAAATGACAATCAATTTTCAAATATTTAGTTCAGTGACGGAACGAGATTTTCTACTCTTTTTAAGCGCCACTTGCGACTACCCTACGCGTCGCCTCCTTTGCCATCGATCGAAGATGAAGCTCGTCAG TTTTTTGATGAAGCTCACTAATGAGACAGTCTCGATCGAACTCAATAATGGCACCGTTGTCCATAGCACCATCATTG TGGGATTAAAAATGGGAGATCAAATTGGTGCTTTTGAAGATGCTAAAAGAGCTTCTCTTTTAGCTCCTAATTTCTCACAG tgCAAGCTTCGATTACAGCCAATACATGGGTGGTTACCGATTCTCCTCGGACTAAAA AACTTCAGGACTTGCTCACTACAATCATCAACCAGTTAG
- the LOC122041073 gene encoding uncharacterized protein LOC122041073 isoform X4 yields the protein MLHPYSILTSLENKQMTINFQIFSSVTERDFLLFLSATCDYPTRRLLCHRSKMKLVSFLMKLTNETVSIELNNGTVVHSTIIVGLKMGDQIGAFEDAKRASLLAPNFSQNFRTCSLQSSTS from the exons ATGCTACATCCATACTCCATCTTGACTTCTCTCGAAAACAAGCAAATGACAATCAATTTTCAAATATTTAGTTCAGTGACGGAACGAGATTTTCTACTCTTTTTAAGCGCCACTTGCGACTACCCTACGCGTCGCCTCCTTTGCCATCGATCGAAGATGAAGCTCGTCAG TTTTTTGATGAAGCTCACTAATGAGACAGTCTCGATCGAACTCAATAATGGCACCGTTGTCCATAGCACCATCATTG TGGGATTAAAAATGGGAGATCAAATTGGTGCTTTTGAAGATGCTAAAAGAGCTTCTCTTTTAGCTCCTAATTTCTCACAG AACTTCAGGACTTGCTCACTACAATCATCAACCAGTTAG
- the LOC122041073 gene encoding uncharacterized protein LOC122041073 isoform X5, which yields MLHPYSILTSLENKQMTINFQIFSSVTERDFLLFLSATCDYPTRRLLCHRSKMKLVRSSVGLKMGDQIGAFEDAKRASLLAPNFSQCKLRLQPIHGWLPILLGLKFQNFRTCSLQSSTS from the exons ATGCTACATCCATACTCCATCTTGACTTCTCTCGAAAACAAGCAAATGACAATCAATTTTCAAATATTTAGTTCAGTGACGGAACGAGATTTTCTACTCTTTTTAAGCGCCACTTGCGACTACCCTACGCGTCGCCTCCTTTGCCATCGATCGAAGATGAAGCTCGTCAG GTCTTCAGTGGGATTAAAAATGGGAGATCAAATTGGTGCTTTTGAAGATGCTAAAAGAGCTTCTCTTTTAGCTCCTAATTTCTCACAG tgCAAGCTTCGATTACAGCCAATACATGGGTGGTTACCGATTCTCCTCGGACTAAAA tttcagAACTTCAGGACTTGCTCACTACAATCATCAACCAGTTAG
- the LOC122041073 gene encoding uncharacterized protein LOC122041073 isoform X10 — MVPEAKSPLSQFRKKREREILCEARRPLISAFWWCASHIQKSSVGLKMGDQIGAFEDAKRASLLAPNFSQILII; from the exons ATGGTTCCCGAGGCCAAATCGCCCCTCTCCCAGTTtaggaaaaagagagagagagaaattctTTGTGAAG CTCGTAGGCCACTGATTTCAGCCTTCTGGTGGTGTGCATCTCATATACAAAA GTCTTCAGTGGGATTAAAAATGGGAGATCAAATTGGTGCTTTTGAAGATGCTAAAAGAGCTTCTCTTTTAGCTCCTAATTTCTCACAG ATCTTAATAATTTAG
- the LOC122041073 gene encoding uncharacterized protein LOC122041073 isoform X1, whose amino-acid sequence MLHPYSILTSLENKQMTINFQIFSSVTERDFLLFLSATCDYPTRRLLCHRSKMKLVSFLMKLTNETVSIELNNGTVVHSTIIVGLKMGDQIGAFEDAKRASLLAPNFSQCKLRLQPIHGWLPILLGLKFQNFRTCSLQSSTS is encoded by the exons ATGCTACATCCATACTCCATCTTGACTTCTCTCGAAAACAAGCAAATGACAATCAATTTTCAAATATTTAGTTCAGTGACGGAACGAGATTTTCTACTCTTTTTAAGCGCCACTTGCGACTACCCTACGCGTCGCCTCCTTTGCCATCGATCGAAGATGAAGCTCGTCAG TTTTTTGATGAAGCTCACTAATGAGACAGTCTCGATCGAACTCAATAATGGCACCGTTGTCCATAGCACCATCATTG TGGGATTAAAAATGGGAGATCAAATTGGTGCTTTTGAAGATGCTAAAAGAGCTTCTCTTTTAGCTCCTAATTTCTCACAG tgCAAGCTTCGATTACAGCCAATACATGGGTGGTTACCGATTCTCCTCGGACTAAAA tttcagAACTTCAGGACTTGCTCACTACAATCATCAACCAGTTAG
- the LOC122041073 gene encoding uncharacterized protein LOC122041073 isoform X9, with product MVPEAKSPLSQFRKKREREILCEARRPLISAFWWCASHIQKSSVGLKMGDQIGAFEDAKRASLLAPNFSQNFRTCSLQSSTS from the exons ATGGTTCCCGAGGCCAAATCGCCCCTCTCCCAGTTtaggaaaaagagagagagagaaattctTTGTGAAG CTCGTAGGCCACTGATTTCAGCCTTCTGGTGGTGTGCATCTCATATACAAAA GTCTTCAGTGGGATTAAAAATGGGAGATCAAATTGGTGCTTTTGAAGATGCTAAAAGAGCTTCTCTTTTAGCTCCTAATTTCTCACAG AACTTCAGGACTTGCTCACTACAATCATCAACCAGTTAG
- the LOC122041073 gene encoding uncharacterized protein LOC122041073 isoform X6, giving the protein MLHPYSILTSLENKQMTINFQIFSSVTERDFLLFLSATCDYPTRRLLCHRSKMKLVSFLMKLTNETVSIELNNGTVVHSTIIVGLKMGDQIGAFEDAKRASLLAPNFSQILII; this is encoded by the exons ATGCTACATCCATACTCCATCTTGACTTCTCTCGAAAACAAGCAAATGACAATCAATTTTCAAATATTTAGTTCAGTGACGGAACGAGATTTTCTACTCTTTTTAAGCGCCACTTGCGACTACCCTACGCGTCGCCTCCTTTGCCATCGATCGAAGATGAAGCTCGTCAG TTTTTTGATGAAGCTCACTAATGAGACAGTCTCGATCGAACTCAATAATGGCACCGTTGTCCATAGCACCATCATTG TGGGATTAAAAATGGGAGATCAAATTGGTGCTTTTGAAGATGCTAAAAGAGCTTCTCTTTTAGCTCCTAATTTCTCACAG ATCTTAATAATTTAG